TGTACAAAATCGTTTTATTGTATACATGATAAAAATACTAAATTTCACTTGAATTTTTTGTCAGTATTGTTTAAAATAAAAAGGAAGTTTGTCAATAGATTAACAGATTGGCAAATCCATCAAAATTTAATTAATCAAGACTTAGGAGGAATTTGAGATGGCAGTTAAAGTAGCAATTAATGGATTTGGACGTATTGGACGTCTTGCATTCAGACAGATGTTCGGAGCAGAAGGATATGAAGTTGTAGCAATCAACGATTTAACATCTCCAAAGATGCTTGCACACTTATTAAAATACGATTCTTCACAGGGAACATATGCATTAGCTGACAAAGTAGAAGCTGGTGAAAACTCTATCACAGTTGATGGAAAAGAAATCACAATCTACGCTGAAGCTGATGCTAAAAACCTTCCATGGGGAGAACTTGGAGTAGACGTAGTACTTGAGTGTACAGGATTCTACACATCTAAAGAAAAAGCATCTGCTCATATCGAAGCAGGAGCAAGAAAGGTTGTTATTTCTGCACCAGCAGGAAACGATCTTCCAACAATCGTTTACAATGTAAACCATGAAGAATTAAAAGCAGAGGATACAGTTATTTCTGCTGCATCTTGTACAACAAACTGCTTAGCACCTATGGCTAAAGCTCTTAATGATCTTGCAGCAATCAAATCTGGAATCATGTGCACAATCCATGCTTACACAGGAGATCAGATGACTCTTGACGGACCTCAGAGAAAAGGTGACTTAAGAAGATCTCGTGCAGCAGCAGTTAACATCGTACCTAACTCTACAGGTGCTGCTAAAGCAATCGGACTTGTTATTCCAGAATTAAACGGAAAATTAATCGGATCTGCTCAGCGTGTTCCAACTCCTACAGGATCTACAACAATCTTAACAGCAGTTGTTGAAGGAAATGTAACAGTTGATGAAGTAAACGCAGCTATGAAAGCAGCTCAGACAGAATCTTTCGGATATAACACAGACGAAATCGTATCTAGCGATATCGTAGGAATGAGATATGGTTCTTTATTCGATGCTACACAGACAATGGTTCTTCCATTAGATAATGGAACAACAGAGGTTCAGGTTGTATCTTGGTATGACAACGAAAACTCTTACACAAGCCAGATGGTAAGAACAATCAAATACTTTGCTGAATTAGCTTAATTTGATATTGGAATGAGGACAGGCCTGTAATTATACAGTGTAATAAGACTCAGATAAGGGGTCCGGTCTTTTGGACCGGGCCCCTATTTTTAATCAAGGATTGAGAAACCCTGATCAATTAAGATATGCCTTATGGCATACAATCTTAGGAGGAAAAACGAAACATGTTAAACAAAAAATCTGTAGATGACATTAATGTAGCAGGAAAGAAAGTCTTAGTACGTTGCGATTTCAACGTGCCTTTAAAAGACGGACAGATTACAGATGAAAATCGTCTGGTAGCAGCACTTCCAACAATCAAGAAACTGATTTCTGACGGTGGAAAAGTAATCCTTTGCTCTCACTTAGGAAAACCTAAAGGAGAACCAAAACCAGAATTATCTTTAGCACCAGTAGCAGTACGCTTAAGCGAACTGTTAGGACAGGAAGTTAAATTTGCAGCAGATGACAATGTTGTCGGAGATAATGCAAAAGCAGCAGTAGCTGCTATGAAAGATGGAGAAGTAGTACTTCTTCAGAATACTCGTTACAGAGCAGAAGAAACTAAAAATGGTGAAGCATTCAGCAAAGATCTTGCAAGCCTTTGTGATGTATTTGTAAACGATGCGTTTGGTACAGCTCATAGAGCACACTGCTCAAACGTTGGTGTAACAGAATATGTTGACACAGCCGTTGTAGGATATTTAATGCAGAAAGAGATTGATTTCTTAGGAAATGCGGTTAATAATCCAGAAAGACCTATGGTAGCCATCTTAGGTGGAGCGAAAGTTGCTGACAAATTAAAAGTAATTGATAACTTACTTGAAAAATGTGATACACTGATCATCGGTGGAGGAATGGCTTATACATTCTTAAAAGCACAGGGATTAGAAGTTGGTAAATCTTTAGTAGACGATGAAAAAATCGACTATTGTAAAGAAATGATGGCAAAAGCAGAGAAATTAGGAAAGAATTTATATCTTCCAATCGATACAACAGTAGCAGACGGATTCCCAAATCCTATCGATGCTGAGATCGAAGTATCTGTTGTAGCAGCTAATGCAATTCCAGCTGATAAAGAAGGACTTGATATTGGACCAGCTACATGTGAGAAATTCGCAGAAGCAGTAAAAACTGCTAAAACAGTTGTATGGAATGGACCTATGGGTGTATTTGAAAACCCTATCCTTGCCAAAGGAACAATTGCCGTTGCTCAGGCTTTAGCTGATACAGATGCAACAACAATTATCGGTGGAGGAGACTCTGCAGCAGCTGTTAACCAGTTAGGATTTGCAGACAAGATGACACACATCTCTACAGGTGGTGGAGCTTCTCTTGAATTCTTAGAAGGAAAAGATCTTCCAGGTGTAGTAGCAGCCAACGACAAATAATCATTGCATTTAAATATTTAATATTTAATACACTTTATAAACAAAATGTCAAGAAAGAAGGATATTAGTCTTATGCGTAAAACAATCGTAGCAGGAAACTGGAAAATGAACAAAACTCCTAGCGAGGCAAAAGCATTAATCGAAGAATTAAAACCATTAGTAGCAAGTGAAACTTCTGATGTAGTATTCTGTGTACCAGCAATCGACATTCCAGCAGCAATTGAAGCAGCAGCAGGAAGCAACATTGCAATCGGTGCTGAGAATATGTACTTTGAAGAAAGTGGAGCTTACACAGGAGAAATCGCTCCTAATATGTTAACAGATCTTGGAGTAAAATATGTTATTCTTGGACATTCTGAAAGAAGAGAATACTTTGCTGAAACAGACGAGACTGTTAACAAGAAAGTATTAAAAGCTTTTGAACATGGAATTACACCAATCGTTTGCTGTGGAGAAACTCTTGCTCAGAGAGAACAGGGAGTTACAATTGACTTCGTTCGCCAGCAGATCAAGATTGCATTCCAGGGAGTAAGTGCTGACCAGGCTAAGACTGCAGTTATCGCTTATGAGCCAATCTGGGCTATTGGAACAGGTAAAGTTGCAACTACAGAACAGGCTCAGGAAGTTTGCGCAGCAATCCGTGCATGTATCGCAGAAGTATATGATGAAGCTACAGCAGAAGCAATCCGCATTCAGTATGGTGGATCTGTATCTGCAGCTAGTGCACCAGAATTATTTGCACAGCCAGATATCGACGGTGGATTAGTTGGTGGAGCATCATTAAAACCAGACTTTGGTAAAATCGTAAACTATAAATAAATTTGATTAATTAAATGATGGGTCCCTCGGATATTGAATATCCGGGGGATTTTTTCTTTTTTATATAATGGTAGAATTCGTTAAAAGATTAAAGAAATAAAAGACTAGAAGCAAGAAATAAATCGGTTTATAATAAGATCAAGCACAAAAAAGATTCCGAGAGTAGATGAAAAGGGGGCATATGATATGGAGAAATACAAAAGAATTTTTGTCATTGTCTTAGATTCCTTAGGGATCGGAGAAATGCCAGATGCAGCCAGATTTGGAGATCATGATGTAGATACCTTTGGGCATATTTGTGATACCGTGGGAACGTTAAATATTCCAAATCTAAAAAAACTTGGACTGTTAAATTTACATCCAACAAAAGAAATGGAAGACGAAGGACATCCAATCGCCTACTATACCAGATTAAAAGAAAGCAGTAACGGAAAAGACACCATGACAGGACACTGGGAGATGATGGGACTTAAGATCGAGAAACCATTTCTTACCTTTACAGACACAGGTTTTCCACCAGAATTGATCCATGAATTAGAAGAAAGATGTGGAAAGAAAGTCATTGGCAATAAATGTGCCAGTGGAACGCAGATTTTGGATGAATTAGGTGAAGAAGAGATCAAAAATGGTTCAATGATCGTATATACATCTGCCGATTCTGTGATGCAGATCTGTGGAAATGAAGAAACTTTTGATCTTAAGAATCTTTATCGCTGTTGTGAGATCGCAAGAGAGCTTACGATGAAAAATGAATGGAAAGTCGGAAGAATCATTGCAAGACCATATGTGGGAAAGAAAAAAGGCGAATTTGTAAGAACAAGCAATCGAAGGGATTATGCTTTAAAACCATTTTCAAGAACTGCTTTAAATGCATTAAAAGATGAAGGATTTGACGTAATTTCAGTAGGAAAGATCAATGATATTTTCTGTGGAGAAGGAATCACAAAAGCATATCATTCTGAAAGCTCTGTGCATGGAATGCAGCAGACCGTGGATGTATGCAAAGAAGATTTTCATGGACTTTGTTTTACCAATCTGGTAGACTTTGATACACTCTGGGGACATCGAAGAAATCCAGTCGGCTATGCAAAAGAGATCGAGAAATTTGATGTTGGTTTAGGAAATCTGTTAGAAGTTTTAAAAGAAGATGATTTATTGATCATCACCGCAGATCATGGAAATGATCCAACTTATACAGGAACAGACCATACAAGAGAATACACACCATTTATCGCATATTCAAAGTCTATGAAAGAAAATGGAAGGCTAGAAGATCAAGATACATTTGCAGTGATCGGAGCTACGATCGCAGATAATTTTGGTGTCACGATGCCAGAAGGAACGATCGGAATATCTTTATTAAGTCAATTAAAATAGTACAACTGAAATAAAAACACCACAGAAGGAAATAAAGATCTCCTGTGGTGTTTTGTTTATAATTTGGTATGTATATTATTCATCTAAAATCGAATCCATAAAAGAAATAATACCAGCTTCCACCTCATCTTTGATTTCATCATAATTATGAATCTCATGGCGGTAACCAGAATAAACACGAGTTTTTACTGTATGTCCAGTATCTACAAGCCAGTTGGTAACTTCATAAATACCTTTTCCGTATTCACCAACAGGATCCTGATCTCCACCGATATTATAAATAGGAAGATCAGAAGGAACCTTGCCAGCCCATTCCGTGCCAGTGATCGCTTTCATCATCTGGACAAAATAAAGCAGAGATTGATTTGTAGTTGGCCGGGTAAATGCATCAAATGGATCTTCTGCATGATCTCGCTGAACATAAGGATCAGAACAGATCCATTCATTGCCTATGGAAATATTACCACAACGTTCACACATCCAGCCCATTAGATCAGCAGTAAAGGAAGGGTCAGATTCTTTCCCTTTTCCTTCAGCTACAGCAGCCAATAAGGCAGATTCAGCTTCTGTAGCACCACGGAAATGACCAGCTGTACCACAGATTGTGATTCCTGCAAGTTCTTCTCCATATTTTGCAGCAAAATCTCTCGTAATAAAAGATCCCATGCTGTGTCCAAACATAAAATAAGGAAGATCAGGATACATTTTGCTGACGATTTCTTTTAACTTATGTTCATCTTCCATCATCGTATGGAAACCAGCATCACCCCAGTCACCCCAGGTATCATTATACATTGCAGTTTTTCCATGTCCAACATGGTCATCTGCAGCAACGATATACCCTGCATCCATAAATTTTACGATCATATGGAAATAACGACGGGAATGTTCACCAAAGCCATGGATCACCTGTGCAATTCCTTTTGGTTTGCAGGCAGGTACATAAACCCAACCTTGCACCTCATCACGGTCATTAAAGGAATGAAAACTAACTTCATGAAGCATACTAAGCACCTCCAAATCTGTAAAAACTAATATGCAAGCAAAGAAAAGACGAATCAACATATTAGTTATATAAAATTGTATCTGAATATATTATACTCCAGATTAAAATGTACGTCCATAAATACAATCATATAATAGTTGAATTTCAAGAAGAAAATCGTTATAATATTAACGGACATAAAATAAGATTAATTTTTGGGAAATGAAGGAGAAAATAATGAGTAAAAAACCAACAGTCCTGATGATTTTAGATGGATATGGATTAAATGAAAACAAAGAAGCCAATGCAGTAGCAGAAGCAAAGACTCCTGTAATGGATAAATTAATGAAAGAATACCCATTCGTAAAAGGAAATGCATCTGGAATGGCAGTAGGACTTCCAGAAGGTCAGATGGGTAACTCTGAAGTAGGGCATATGAATATGGGTGCAGGACGCATCGTATATCAGGAATTAACAAGAATCACAAAAGAGATCCAGGATGGAGATTTCTTTAAGAACGAAGCAATGTTAGAAGCAATTGAAAACTGCAAGAAGAATGGTTCTGCATTACATTGTTTTGGATTATTATCAGATGGTGGAGTACACAGCCATAATACACATTTATATGGCGTTCTTGAAATGGCTAAGAGAAATGGTCTAGAGAACGTATATGTTCATTTATTCTTAGATGGACGTGACACAGCTCCAACATCAGGAAAAGGATTCATTGAAGAATTATTAGCGAAGATGGATGAGATCGGAGTAGGTAAAGTGGCATCTATCTCTGGACGTTACTATGCAATGGACCGTGACAATCGCTGGGATCGTGTACAAAAAGCATACAATGCGATCGTTATGGGACAGGGAAATACAGCTGACAGTGCGATCGATGCAATTGATGCTTCTTACAAAGAAGATGTTACAGACGAATTCGTGGTACCAACAGTTATTGTTGAAAATGGTGAACCAGTTGCAACATTAAAAGAAAACGATTCCGTTATTTTCTACAACTTCAGACCAGACCGTGCAAGAGAGATCACACGTTCTATCTGTGATGATAAATTCGACAGTTTTGATCGTCCAAACGGATACTTCAAGACAACATTTGTATGCTTCACAGAATATGATGTGACAATCCCTAACAAATTAGTGGCATTCCACAAAGTAGAGATCAAGAATACATTTGGAGAATTCCTTGCACAGCACGGATTAAAACAGTTACGTTTAGCAGAAACAGAAAAATATGCTCATGTAACATTCTTCTTTAACGGTGGAGTCGAAGAACCAAACGAAGGAGAAGACAGAATCTTAGTAAAATCTCCAGCAGTAGCAACATATGATCTTCAGCCAGAGATGAGTGCTCCAGAAGTTGGTGCAAAACTTGTAGAAGCGATCAAATCTGACAAATATGACGTGATCATCATGAACTTCGCAAACAGCGACATGGTAGGTCATACAGGAATCGAAGAAGCAGCGATCAAAGCGGTAGAAGCAGTTGACAAATGCGTTGGAGATGCAGTAGAAGCAATCAAAGAAGTAAATGGACAGATGTTTATCTGTGCTGACCACGGAAATGCAGAGCAGTTAAAAGACTATGAAACAGGAGCTCCATTTACAGCACATACAACAAATCCAGTACCATTTATCCTTGTAAATGCTGAAGAAGGATTAAAATTAAGAGAAGGTGGATGCTTAGCTGATATCGTACCTACATTAATCGAGTTAATGGGAATGGAACAGCCAGCAGAAATGACAGGAAAATCCCTGATCGTAAAATAAGATCTTAAAAAGACATCTTGAAAGAATCAAGAGAACAA
The sequence above is drawn from the Anaerostipes hadrus ATCC 29173 = JCM 17467 genome and encodes:
- the gap gene encoding type I glyceraldehyde-3-phosphate dehydrogenase — encoded protein: MAVKVAINGFGRIGRLAFRQMFGAEGYEVVAINDLTSPKMLAHLLKYDSSQGTYALADKVEAGENSITVDGKEITIYAEADAKNLPWGELGVDVVLECTGFYTSKEKASAHIEAGARKVVISAPAGNDLPTIVYNVNHEELKAEDTVISAASCTTNCLAPMAKALNDLAAIKSGIMCTIHAYTGDQMTLDGPQRKGDLRRSRAAAVNIVPNSTGAAKAIGLVIPELNGKLIGSAQRVPTPTGSTTILTAVVEGNVTVDEVNAAMKAAQTESFGYNTDEIVSSDIVGMRYGSLFDATQTMVLPLDNGTTEVQVVSWYDNENSYTSQMVRTIKYFAELA
- a CDS encoding phosphoglycerate kinase, translating into MLNKKSVDDINVAGKKVLVRCDFNVPLKDGQITDENRLVAALPTIKKLISDGGKVILCSHLGKPKGEPKPELSLAPVAVRLSELLGQEVKFAADDNVVGDNAKAAVAAMKDGEVVLLQNTRYRAEETKNGEAFSKDLASLCDVFVNDAFGTAHRAHCSNVGVTEYVDTAVVGYLMQKEIDFLGNAVNNPERPMVAILGGAKVADKLKVIDNLLEKCDTLIIGGGMAYTFLKAQGLEVGKSLVDDEKIDYCKEMMAKAEKLGKNLYLPIDTTVADGFPNPIDAEIEVSVVAANAIPADKEGLDIGPATCEKFAEAVKTAKTVVWNGPMGVFENPILAKGTIAVAQALADTDATTIIGGGDSAAAVNQLGFADKMTHISTGGGASLEFLEGKDLPGVVAANDK
- the tpiA gene encoding triose-phosphate isomerase — encoded protein: MRKTIVAGNWKMNKTPSEAKALIEELKPLVASETSDVVFCVPAIDIPAAIEAAAGSNIAIGAENMYFEESGAYTGEIAPNMLTDLGVKYVILGHSERREYFAETDETVNKKVLKAFEHGITPIVCCGETLAQREQGVTIDFVRQQIKIAFQGVSADQAKTAVIAYEPIWAIGTGKVATTEQAQEVCAAIRACIAEVYDEATAEAIRIQYGGSVSAASAPELFAQPDIDGGLVGGASLKPDFGKIVNYK
- a CDS encoding phosphopentomutase, which encodes MEKYKRIFVIVLDSLGIGEMPDAARFGDHDVDTFGHICDTVGTLNIPNLKKLGLLNLHPTKEMEDEGHPIAYYTRLKESSNGKDTMTGHWEMMGLKIEKPFLTFTDTGFPPELIHELEERCGKKVIGNKCASGTQILDELGEEEIKNGSMIVYTSADSVMQICGNEETFDLKNLYRCCEIARELTMKNEWKVGRIIARPYVGKKKGEFVRTSNRRDYALKPFSRTALNALKDEGFDVISVGKINDIFCGEGITKAYHSESSVHGMQQTVDVCKEDFHGLCFTNLVDFDTLWGHRRNPVGYAKEIEKFDVGLGNLLEVLKEDDLLIITADHGNDPTYTGTDHTREYTPFIAYSKSMKENGRLEDQDTFAVIGATIADNFGVTMPEGTIGISLLSQLK
- a CDS encoding alpha/beta fold hydrolase produces the protein MLHEVSFHSFNDRDEVQGWVYVPACKPKGIAQVIHGFGEHSRRYFHMIVKFMDAGYIVAADDHVGHGKTAMYNDTWGDWGDAGFHTMMEDEHKLKEIVSKMYPDLPYFMFGHSMGSFITRDFAAKYGEELAGITICGTAGHFRGATEAESALLAAVAEGKGKESDPSFTADLMGWMCERCGNISIGNEWICSDPYVQRDHAEDPFDAFTRPTTNQSLLYFVQMMKAITGTEWAGKVPSDLPIYNIGGDQDPVGEYGKGIYEVTNWLVDTGHTVKTRVYSGYRHEIHNYDEIKDEVEAGIISFMDSILDE
- the gpmI gene encoding 2,3-bisphosphoglycerate-independent phosphoglycerate mutase, with the translated sequence MSKKPTVLMILDGYGLNENKEANAVAEAKTPVMDKLMKEYPFVKGNASGMAVGLPEGQMGNSEVGHMNMGAGRIVYQELTRITKEIQDGDFFKNEAMLEAIENCKKNGSALHCFGLLSDGGVHSHNTHLYGVLEMAKRNGLENVYVHLFLDGRDTAPTSGKGFIEELLAKMDEIGVGKVASISGRYYAMDRDNRWDRVQKAYNAIVMGQGNTADSAIDAIDASYKEDVTDEFVVPTVIVENGEPVATLKENDSVIFYNFRPDRAREITRSICDDKFDSFDRPNGYFKTTFVCFTEYDVTIPNKLVAFHKVEIKNTFGEFLAQHGLKQLRLAETEKYAHVTFFFNGGVEEPNEGEDRILVKSPAVATYDLQPEMSAPEVGAKLVEAIKSDKYDVIIMNFANSDMVGHTGIEEAAIKAVEAVDKCVGDAVEAIKEVNGQMFICADHGNAEQLKDYETGAPFTAHTTNPVPFILVNAEEGLKLREGGCLADIVPTLIELMGMEQPAEMTGKSLIVK